In a genomic window of Gossypium arboreum isolate Shixiya-1 chromosome 7, ASM2569848v2, whole genome shotgun sequence:
- the LOC108456885 gene encoding CST complex subunit STN1 translates to MDQQPLSLLHIHVKLLGFSLHSITPWPNNPSIFYLNGKRISRVEILGVVTSRDYKPNKFLRFTLDDGTHSITCILWLNHLTSPFFASRQPATLRVISDLAKCFADDIQFGKVARVRGRVSSYRGDLQVTVSDVVIERDPDAETLHRLDCISLGRRCYFG, encoded by the coding sequence ATGGATCAACAACCACTATCACTGCTGCACATCCATGTAAAGCTCCTAGGTTTCAGCCTCCACTCCATCACTCCTTGGCCCAATAACCCCTCCATTTTCTACCTCAACGGCAAACGAATCTCACGCGTTGAAATCCTTGGTGTAGTCACTTCCCGTGACTATAAACCGAACAAATTCCTTAGATTCACCCTCGACGACGGCACCCATTCTATTACTTGCATTCTCTGGCTTAACCACCTCACTTCCCCTTTCTTCGCTTCCCGTCAACCCGCTACGCTTCGAGTTATTTCTGATTTGGCTAAATGCTTCGCCGATGATATCCAGTTTGGGAAAGTAGCTAGAGTTCGTGGGAGGGTTAGTAGCTATAGAGGTGATTTGCAGGTCACTGTTTCTGATGTTGTTATTGAAAGGGATCCTGATGCTGAGACTTTGCATCGCCTTGATTGTATTAGTTTGGGTCGCCGGTGTTACTTCGGTTAG